One window of the Anaeromyxobacter dehalogenans 2CP-C genome contains the following:
- the rsmA gene encoding 16S rRNA (adenine(1518)-N(6)/adenine(1519)-N(6))-dimethyltransferase RsmA yields MTDRYPSPRALLDRYDLRAKKSWGQNFLGEEAVLDDIARLAAPRAGDPVLELGAGLGHLTARLLARGARVVAVERDRDMARVLRGELGDRITLLEADAARLDHAALAARFGAPAAAGEGARLAVVGNLPYHLTSPILFSILDQVAHVSRAVFLLQREVAERLAAPPASRDWGLLSVLLQREAEVSVERIVPPGAFWPPPKVESAVLCALFRPPADAVGDPARFRRLVKAGFGLRRKTLRNALGSAKLAEPARLEAAFAAAGVDPGRRGETLTLAEWAALDRALG; encoded by the coding sequence ATGACCGACCGCTATCCGAGCCCGCGCGCGCTGCTCGACAGGTACGACCTCCGCGCGAAGAAGAGCTGGGGCCAGAACTTCCTCGGCGAGGAGGCCGTCCTCGACGACATCGCCCGCCTCGCGGCGCCGCGGGCCGGCGACCCGGTGCTGGAGCTCGGGGCCGGCCTCGGCCACCTCACCGCGCGCCTGCTGGCGCGGGGCGCGCGCGTCGTCGCGGTGGAGCGCGACCGCGACATGGCCCGGGTGCTGCGCGGCGAGCTGGGCGACCGGATCACCCTGCTCGAGGCGGACGCGGCGCGGCTCGACCACGCCGCGCTGGCGGCCCGCTTCGGCGCGCCGGCGGCCGCGGGGGAGGGCGCGCGGCTCGCGGTGGTGGGGAACCTCCCGTACCACCTGACCAGCCCGATCCTGTTCTCGATCCTCGACCAGGTGGCGCACGTGTCGCGCGCGGTGTTCCTCCTGCAGCGCGAGGTGGCCGAGCGGCTCGCGGCCCCGCCCGCGAGCCGGGACTGGGGCCTGCTCTCGGTGCTGCTCCAGCGCGAGGCGGAGGTGTCGGTGGAGCGGATCGTGCCGCCCGGCGCGTTCTGGCCGCCCCCGAAGGTCGAGAGCGCGGTGCTCTGCGCGCTGTTCCGGCCGCCCGCGGACGCGGTGGGGGACCCGGCGCGCTTCCGCCGGCTGGTGAAGGCCGGCTTCGGCCTGCGGCGCAAGACGCTGCGCAACGCGCTCGGCTCGGCGAAGCTCGCGGAGCCCGCGCGCCTCGAGGCGGCGTTCGCGGCGG
- a CDS encoding SPW repeat domain-containing protein, with the protein MSLRWLNVLFGGWMLATGLVAGPRAPEFGDHIFLGLAIFLVAFLAMALPRLQAVNVVLGAWAVLSPFVLGYLDAGLAVNDIVVGILVCWVALTPPRPHRPRGRAAPAT; encoded by the coding sequence ATGTCCCTGCGTTGGCTCAACGTGCTGTTCGGCGGCTGGATGCTCGCGACCGGCCTGGTCGCGGGCCCGCGGGCGCCGGAGTTCGGCGATCACATCTTCCTCGGCCTCGCCATCTTCCTGGTGGCGTTCCTGGCCATGGCGCTGCCGCGCCTCCAGGCCGTCAACGTCGTGCTGGGCGCCTGGGCCGTGCTGTCGCCCTTCGTGCTCGGCTACCTCGATGCCGGACTGGCGGTGAACGACATCGTGGTCGGCATCCTGGTCTGCTGGGTGGCGCTCACGCCGCCGCGCCCGCACCGGCCGCGCGGACGGGCCGCCCCCGCCACCTGA